The proteins below come from a single Vicugna pacos chromosome 13, VicPac4, whole genome shotgun sequence genomic window:
- the SMIM12 gene encoding small integral membrane protein 12 yields the protein MWPVLWTVVRTYAPYVTFPVAFVVGAVGYHLEWFIRGKDPQPVEEEKSISERREDRKLDELLGKDHTQVVSLKDKLEFAPKAVLNRNRPEKN from the coding sequence ATGTGGCCTGTGCTTTGGACCGTGGTGCGTACCTATGCTCCCTATGTCACATTTCCTGTGGCCTTCGTGGTTGGGGCTGTGGGCTACCACCTGGAATGGTTCATCAGGGGAAAGGATCCCCAgcctgtggaggaggagaagagcaTCTCAGAGCGCCGGGAGGACCGCAAGCTGGATGAGCTGCTAGGCAAGGACCACACCCAGGTGGTGAGCCTTAAGGACAAACTGGAATTTGCCCCCAAAGCTGTGCTGAACAGAAACCGCCCGGAGAAGAATTAA